In Acinonyx jubatus isolate Ajub_Pintada_27869175 chromosome A3, VMU_Ajub_asm_v1.0, whole genome shotgun sequence, a genomic segment contains:
- the LOC128311388 gene encoding translation initiation factor IF-2-like — MAVQGPARTSRGVEAPGEPRLLQLFRGLDLSSVFLEAPVRVPFPTPTGHPEAAVLQSNRTPKDEIRRKHSGNDCTHAREALFPGNPFSKGSFSVPFPPSPPSSSYRPSASQRPENPAREPPSWRRPAGGARPPPAGPGRVAGAAPPKASSERCRFSWTVLLLWVVVQSLQTVPGFQGPRRCSRAPPRPHRFLWKAGEPLHRTCRPGLILSPVRADHERLGATGSRRPRPHPVVDRTGWGGSGSGGGAATRPRASRPRPERSGSSRWALGGPATGGRTSGGRSEGRPAPARPAPPRCGGQSRRPRRYDYQQQRRPRSKHVLTCGADAGRGAGGVGGCPARVPGAAHPPGRKRGRARPPQRTREPGEVGPRARGRPSAPGPALSVTDPRSGPETPPPPAQTRWRHPNTCWAGPEKVAPGVRRYPRSRVSLDGAFHTLEVSAALKPQRHRQALHSRGKVTVHCDPRNVIG, encoded by the exons ATGGCAG TGCAGGGACCCGCCCGTACCTCCCGGGGAGTGGAGGCACCGGGTGAACCCCGCCTCCTGCAGCTCTTCCGCGGCCTCGACCTCAGCTCTGTGTTCCTCGAGGCTCCCGTGAGG GTGCCCTTTCCCACCCCTACTGGCCACCCAGAGGCCGCCGTGCTGCAGAGCAACCGAACCCCCAAAG acgaaataagaagaaaacacagtGGAAACGACTGTACACATGCTAGAGAGGCTCTCTTTCCTGGTAATCCGTTTTCAAAAGGCAGTTTCTCCGTGCcgtttcccccctcccccccaagctCCAGCTATCGCCCCTCGGCCTCCCAGCGCCCCGAAAACCCCGCTCGCGAGCCGCCTTCCTGGCGCCGGCCAGCAGGTGGCGCCCGACCTCCACCGGCCGGACCCGGACGAGTGGCCGGAGCTGCGCCGCCGAAAGCCTCCTCCGAAAGGTGCCGCTTTTCCTGGACGGTGCTGCTACTCTGGGTGGTCGTCCAATCGTTGCAAACGGTCCCCGGCTTCCAGGGACCGCGCAGGTGCTCGAGAGCCCCACCCCGGCCGCACCGCTTCCTCTGGAAAGCCGGCGAGCCCTTGCACAGGACCTGCCGTCCGGGTCTGATCCTCTCGCCGGTCCGAGCGGACCACGAGAGGCTGGGGGCGACCGGGAGCCGGCGTCCGCGCCCCCACCCTGTCGTGGACAGGACAGGATGGGGTGGGAgcgggagcggggggggggcagcgaCCCGTCCTCGTGCTTCCCGCCCCCGCCCTGAGCGGAGCGGCTCGTCGCGCTGGGCGCTGGGCGGGCCGGCGACAGGTGGCCGGACATCAGGTGGCAGGTCCGAAGGGCGGCCTGCGCCGGcacgccccgccccgcccaggtGTGGCGGGCAGAGCCGGCGTCCCCGTCGGTACGATTATCAACAACAACGACGGCCCCGGTCAAAGCACGTGCTCACCTGCGGCGCGGACGCCGGGCGGGGCGCGGGTGGCGTCGGAGGCTGCCCCGCCCGGGTCCCCGGCGCCGCCCACCCCCCCGGGAGGAAGCGGGGTCGGGCGCGACCGCCGCAGAGGACGCGGGAGCCGGGCGAGGTTGGGCCGAGAGCCCGAGGCCGCCCCTCCGCACCTGGCCCCGCGCTCTCCGTGACGGATCCCAGGTCAGGGCCGGAAACGCCACCGCCGCCAGCGCAGACAAGGTGGCGCCACCCAAACACCTGCTGGGCTGGGCCTGAGAAAGTGGCCCCAG GGGTGAGGCGGTACCCTCGCTCTAGGGTGTCCCTTGACGGAGCCTTCCACACCCTGGAGGTTTCAGCAGCCCTAAAACCACAGCGACACcggcaggctctgcacagcagAGGGAAAGTCACCGTTCACTGCGACCCGCGGAATGTCATCGGATAG
- the ID2 gene encoding DNA-binding protein inhibitor ID-2 encodes MKAFSPVRSVRKNSLSDHSLGISRSKTPVDDPMSLLYNMNDCYSKLKELVPSIPQNKKVSKMEILQHVIDYILDLQIALDSHPTIVSLHHQRPGQSQASRTPLTTLNTDISILSLQASEFPSELMSNDSKALCG; translated from the exons ATGAAAGCCTTCAGTCCGGTGAGGTCCGTTAGGAAAAACAGCCTTTCGGACCACAGCCTGGGCATCTCCCGGAGCAAAACCCCGGTGGACGACCCGATGAGCCTGCTGTACAACATGAACGACTGCTACTCCAAGCTCAAGGAGCTGGTGCCCAGCATCCCCCAGAACAAGAAGGTGAGCAAGATGGAAATCCTGCAGCACGTCATCGACTACATCTTGGACCTGCAGATCGCCCTGGACTCGCACCCCACTATTGTCAGCCTGCACCACCAGCGACCTGGACAGAGCCAGGCGTCCAGGACGCCGCTGACCACCCTCAACACGGACATCAGCATCCTGTCCTTGCAG GCGTCTGAATTCCCGTCTGAGTTAATGTCAAATGACAGCAAAGCGCTCTGTGGCTGA